In Rhodoligotrophos defluvii, a genomic segment contains:
- a CDS encoding basic amino acid/polyamine antiporter, translated as MTAGGSTQKLSLLALTAMVVGSMIGAGIFSLPRTFGIATGPFGAIIAWCIAGTGMYLLARVFQTLAARKPELDAGVFAYARAGFGDYPGFLSAFGYWIGSCIGNVSYWVLIKSTLGAFFPVFGDGNTATAIIVASIGIWLFHFMILRGVQQAAFINTIVTIAKIVPILVFIAILIFAFKADLFRTNFWGGGGMPETSLFEQIRATMLVTVFVFLGIEGASVYSRYAQKRSHVGLATISGFLSVTTLMVLVTLLPYAVLERADIAEMRQPSMATVLEAVVGPWGSVFVSAGLIVSVLGAYLAWSLICAEVLFAAARSKDMPKIFATENSNKVPATALWATNIIVQILVVSTYWSNDAFALMLNLTSVMALIPFFFVAAYGVLLVGRGQTYELDPQARRRDLIIAGLALFYTVFLVFAGGLKFLLLSAILYGPGSLLYFWARREQGQGVFFTRPIDWLLFGAAIVGCVAGIYGLATGRITV; from the coding sequence ATGACAGCCGGTGGCTCTACGCAAAAGCTTTCTCTCCTAGCCCTGACTGCGATGGTCGTCGGTTCCATGATTGGAGCCGGTATTTTTTCGCTCCCACGGACTTTTGGCATCGCAACCGGCCCTTTCGGGGCAATCATCGCGTGGTGCATAGCAGGCACCGGGATGTACTTGCTCGCCCGCGTCTTCCAGACGCTCGCCGCACGAAAGCCTGAGCTTGATGCTGGCGTGTTTGCCTACGCTAGGGCGGGCTTCGGGGACTATCCAGGCTTTTTGTCGGCTTTCGGCTACTGGATCGGCAGTTGTATCGGCAATGTCTCCTACTGGGTCCTCATCAAATCAACCCTTGGAGCCTTTTTCCCCGTGTTCGGTGATGGCAATACCGCAACCGCGATCATCGTCGCTTCCATCGGTATCTGGCTCTTCCACTTCATGATCCTGAGAGGGGTCCAGCAGGCGGCGTTCATCAACACGATTGTAACGATCGCGAAAATCGTCCCTATCCTGGTGTTCATCGCGATCCTGATTTTCGCCTTCAAGGCTGATCTCTTCCGGACGAATTTCTGGGGCGGCGGCGGCATGCCGGAAACCAGCCTCTTTGAGCAAATTCGTGCAACTATGCTGGTCACCGTCTTCGTTTTCCTCGGCATTGAAGGCGCAAGCGTCTACTCTCGCTATGCGCAGAAGCGCTCCCATGTCGGCCTCGCGACGATTTCCGGCTTTCTTAGCGTCACCACCCTAATGGTCCTGGTGACGCTCTTGCCATATGCGGTCCTGGAGCGTGCGGATATCGCAGAGATGCGGCAGCCCTCAATGGCAACGGTGCTCGAAGCTGTCGTCGGACCTTGGGGCTCCGTTTTTGTGAGCGCCGGGCTGATCGTCTCTGTGCTTGGCGCCTATCTGGCCTGGTCGCTGATCTGCGCGGAAGTGCTGTTCGCAGCAGCTCGCTCGAAAGATATGCCTAAGATTTTCGCCACGGAGAACTCAAACAAGGTGCCTGCGACCGCATTGTGGGCGACCAACATCATTGTGCAAATCCTTGTTGTCAGCACCTACTGGTCGAATGACGCATTCGCGCTGATGCTCAACCTGACAAGCGTGATGGCACTCATCCCGTTTTTCTTTGTGGCTGCTTACGGCGTACTGCTCGTCGGCCGCGGACAGACCTACGAGCTCGATCCGCAGGCGCGAAGGCGCGACCTCATCATCGCCGGCCTCGCCCTTTTCTACACTGTCTTCCTGGTCTTTGCAGGAGGTCTGAAATTCCTCCTGCTCTCGGCCATTCTGTATGGCCCCGGATCACTCCTCTATTTCTGGGCGCGTCGCGAACAGGGACAAGGCGTGTTCTTTACCCGGCCGATCGACTGGCTGCTGTTCGGTGCTGCGATTGTCGGTTGCGTTGCGGGTATTTACGGCCTTGCGACAGGTCGAATCACAGTCTGA
- a CDS encoding DUF1993 family protein: MAKPTRIRCPPAIRPPLCKAGTALQAFTPGEVNGWAGKDLYLQIGPRRLSFTSETFILSFSLPHFHFHAVTS, encoded by the coding sequence ATGGCAAAGCCAACGAGGATCAGGTGCCCGCCAGCAATTCGCCCGCCGCTATGCAAAGCCGGAACAGCGCTGCAGGCGTTCACTCCCGGTGAGGTTAACGGCTGGGCGGGCAAGGACCTATACCTTCAGATCGGCCCGCGAAGGCTTTCCTTCACGTCGGAGACGTTCATTCTCTCCTTCTCACTGCCACATTTCCATTTTCACGCCGTCACCTCATAG
- a CDS encoding autotransporter domain-containing protein — protein sequence MAAIHGSIGAGYWLPAGHSAILTPFVEINGLYLYRPKVEEKGAGNAGLDVHAESIASAEAVVGLSLQGHIASLVPADTGSLFADLALRPELMLSYGRGFGDIDDTVASAFLGAKGLTFQTEGAKLGKDRFRANLALAAEAPQAPVTFAIGYGFEYASRQTNHYLSLSGQIQW from the coding sequence ATGGCCGCCATCCACGGCTCGATCGGCGCAGGCTACTGGCTCCCCGCCGGCCACAGCGCCATCCTCACCCCCTTCGTCGAGATCAACGGCCTCTATCTCTACCGGCCCAAGGTCGAGGAGAAGGGCGCCGGCAATGCCGGCCTCGACGTCCATGCCGAGAGCATCGCCTCCGCCGAGGCGGTCGTCGGCCTCAGCCTGCAGGGCCATATCGCCAGCCTTGTCCCCGCCGACACCGGCTCACTCTTCGCCGATCTCGCCCTGCGGCCCGAACTCATGCTCTCCTATGGCCGCGGCTTCGGCGACATCGACGACACCGTCGCCTCCGCCTTCCTCGGCGCCAAGGGCCTCACCTTCCAAACCGAGGGCGCCAAGCTGGGCAAGGACCGCTTCCGCGCCAACCTGGCGCTCGCCGCCGAGGCCCCCCAAGCCCCCGTCACCTTCGCCATCGGCTACGGCTTCGAATACGCCTCGCGCCAGACAAACCACTATCTCTCCCTCTCAGGCCAAATCCAATGGTGA